The window CCGGCCCCCGGGCGGAGCCCCGGGGTTTCCGCAGACCGGAAACCCCGAAGCCCGCCCCGGAACCGGAGCCCCGGCGCGAGAACCCGGACGGGGCTCCGGCCCCACCGCGGAAATCCGACCCGCGGCCAGCCCCACGACGTCCACGCACACCCGGTCCGCTGCGTACCGGCCCGGAGAACGTCCGTACCGGCCCGGAGAACGACGACGCCGGGCCCGACGGCCCCAGGCAGCCGCCCACGGCCCGCAGGCCGCCCCGCACAGCCCCCGCGGCGCTCCGCGGCCGCGAGCGGGCCGGCGAGGGGGCCGGCGAGGCGGCGACAGGCCTGGGTTCAGCGACGAGGCCCGAGCGTCGGCAGCCCACCGGAGACCGTCCGCACACTGCGGCCCGTGCTCTTCCTGTCCGCGGCCCGTCTCGCGGCAGGCAACGCACCGGCCATGCTCCGCAGCCGGCCCGCGGCTCCTGTGTCGCCGGCGCTTTCACACGCGGCAGCAGCACACCGCATGGCGGCCTGTGTCTGCCGCACCAGAAGGTCCCGGTGCGTCTCGAGGAAGCCGGTGACGCGCACAGCACCGGGAGCTCCGCGAACACACAGATGCAGCCGCTCCGGCCGGCCCGGCGGGGCGGGGGCGACGTAGAGGCGGGCAGTGCTCTCACCCGTGGCGATCGCACCGATCGCCGCAAGCGTCTTCTCGTCGCCGGGCATGAGGACACGCTCGTACCGACCGGGACTGCAGGGAGTCAGCGACGCTTCCGCCACCTGCCGGCCGCTCCATCGCACGCGCATCCCGACGCCCGGCTCCAGAGGAATTCCGCGGCGGGGACGACAGCCGAGAGGAGTTCGCGGGCCGCGCCGCGGATCGGCACGTATGTCAGGCGCAGGCGCAGGCGCAGGCGCAGGCGGTCGGCGGCGGGCGCGCGGGGAAGGCCGGGACCGCCCCGTTGCCGGTGCCGTCGTTGTTCAGCTCTTGCGGGTCAACGGCTGCCCGGCGAAGCGCACCCCTGCCAGGCCATGGGCCATGAGGTTGCGGATGTTGCTGTGATCGGTGTCGTTCGGCGTTGCCAGCACGCTGCGGTAGTGCTCGCCGAACGCCTGCAGTGCTTCCTGGTCGCTCAGTCCTTCCAGCAGGGCCAGTGCCAGCGTCTTGCAGGAACCCTCGTTCTCACCTGCCGCGTTTTCCTGTTCACCGTTGCGGAATGCCTGCGGCTGGTATTCGAAATGCGCGGTGACGAACGCCAAGGTGTCGGCGAACTCGTGTTCACCTGACGCCAGGCTTGCCCGCAGCGGGTTCAGATCGGTCATGTCGGACTCCTTGGGTTGAACAGACGCTCCGATTGCCGTCCGTGACCGGGGGACGATACCCCCCTTCAGCCAGCCGGCAGGAATCCCGCCACATACCGAAACGCGCGGCATCTCCGCAGGTCACGATGTGTGCGCTGGTGTGCCCCGCCGAGAGCCGCTTTGGGTCCGGGCACGCACCGTCCAGGCGTACCGGGACGCCCCGCACGCGTGGCCGGGGTCGGACTCTCGAGGGCCCCCGCTCCTCTCCGGAGCGTCCCGTTGGCCGTCAACTGCGGAGCGGGCAGGCCGCACGGAGCTCTCACGTACGCCGGTCGATGGTCACCGAAGTGCCGGAACTAGCCTGTGTCTGCGCCGGAACATGCCGCTCCGGTATATCGCGCGAGGTGGGGGACGTATGGGCAGGACCGTGGGCTGGGGCCGTGGCGCAAAGTGGGCTGCGGCCGCGGCACTTGTGACCGCAGCCGTTGCCGGAGGGGTCGCCCTGATGGCGGCCCCGGCCGAGGAGTACCCCGCCGGCGACGGCTGGATCCGGGAACCGGCGTCGTCGAAGACCGCGCTCCGCGCCGCACGCGACCCCTCGCGGGCCGCGGTCTCGGCGGAACTCGCCGCCGCGGCCGCGGCCGCCGGGATCCCTGCAGGCCCGGTCCCTACCTCGGACGGGGGCGGGACGGCCGACTGCATCGCGGACTGGACTGGCGACGGCCCCGCGGACGAGGCCCGACTGGCCGCCCTGGAGACCGCCTTGGAGGCACGCGGCTGGCAGGTCATGGCCCGCCGGGAGGGTCCCGTCCCGGGAGTGGCCCTGAGCAGCGGCCCCTGGCGGCTGGAGCTGCACAACGGAGGCCTCCTGAACACCGCCACCCTGGTCGCCAGGCGCATCACCGAGTCCTGCGACGAAGCATTCCGTCGCGAGGAGGAGACCCGGGGGCCACGAGGCTGACCGGCCGGGCAGGTCAGCCTCGAACAGGTCTCCGGCCCGCCGCTGCCCACCTGTTCCAGAGCGTCTCCCCTCACCGGCCGCAGGTCATTTCGGCGAGCAGCAGGGCCGGCAGGACGCCGGGGGAGTGGGCCCCCAGGATCGGCGCGGCCTGCTGGAGGCGGTGCTGCTCGTGGGCGGGCAGGGACAGTGCCACGCAGGTGGCCTTGCCCAGGGTTCCGACGGAGTACGCGACGCACACGGTGCGCCGGTCTGACGAACCTCTCGCGGTACGCCGTGAAGTGTCGGACCATCAGTCAGTGGGGCATGTCACGACGGGGGAGGCCGGTATGTCGCAGGGATGGAAGATCACGGTCATCGTGCTGGCGACGGCCGGCATTCTCTCCACACCGTTGCTCTGGCTGCTGGACAGCTCCGACGCGGGGCAACTGGCCGGGGCCTCCGTCCAGGCCGCTGCCGGCATCGCGGCCCTGGTATGGGCGCTGTTCCAGACTCCGGGAAGCCGCACGGACGACGTGGCCGTCCGGACCGGACGAGCGCGGGCCGACGGCGGGGGCCATGCAGTTACCGGGGTGAGGCGTCCGGCAGGTCGGGGCGGTGGATCGGCGAATGCGGACCGGACCGGGAACGCCTCCGCCGACGGCGACGGCAGCGGCGCCGTCAGCGGGATCGACTACAGCTGACCGGCCAGGCCACAGCGCACCCGCACGACACAAGCCGCAGGGGGACGGTTGGGTGACCAGGAGAGACAAGCGTGAGCGAAGCGATCCGGACGCTGCCGATGCCCGGGTGGCCGTGACCGGCACCGGGAATGCCACGGCCGCATCCGGGGCGACAGCCGTGACCGGCTACCGCGGCCCGGCACCAGGGACCGGCGGTTTCCCCGACCTTCCGGCACGGGTATCAGGGACCGGGGATGCGAACGCCGCCGAGGGCGCCTTCGTCAACACCGGCTACATCGGCGAGATGAACGTCGACAAGCTGAACATGGTGCAGCAATGCACGCCCCGGGAGCCGGCCGCCTGGCCGCATCAGGTCGGCGTGATCCCCTCCCGAGCGAGGTCCTTCCAGCACCGCGCCGAAGCGCAACACCTGCACACGGCGGTGGCAGACGGCGGCACGGCCCTGCTGTGCCGGGTCCTGACCGGCATGGGCGGGGTGGGCAAGACCCAACTGGCCGCCGACCACGCGCACGCAGCGTGGCAGGACGGCGCGGTGGACGTGCTGGTGTGGGTCAGTGCCGACGGCCGCTCGGCGGTGGTCGCCGGGTACGCGAAGGCGGGTGTCGAGCTGTGCAGAGCCGACCCCAATGACGCGGAAGGTGCCGCCGTCTCGTTCCTGGCCTGGCTGGAACCCAAGCCCGAGGTGCGGCCCTGCCGCTGGCTGGTGGTGCTGGACGACGTCGCGGACCCGTCGGACCTGCGCGGCCTCTGGCCCCCGGCCAGCCCGCACGGGCGCGTCCTGGTCACCACTCGCCGCCGCGACGCCGCCTTGGCGGGCAACGGGCGTCGTCTGATGGAGGTCAGCTTGTTCACGCCAGCCGAGGCAGTCGCATACCTGAGCGAGATGATGGCCGTCCACGGCCGCACCGAACCCGATGACCAGCTCGCTGCGCTTGCCGCCGATCTGGGGAATCTGCCGCTGGCCCTGGCCCAGGCCGCTGTCTACCTCGTCGACTCCGGCATGACGGTCGCGGCGTACCGGGCCCTGCTCGCCGACAGCGCCACTGCACTGGCGGACGCCGCTCCGGACACCCTGCCCGATGACCAGAAATACACTGTTGCAGCCGCTCTGACCCTGTCCCTGGACCGCGCCGACACCCTCCGCCCCGGTGGTCTGGCCCGTCCTCTGCTCCAGTTCGCCGCCTTCCTCGACCCCAACGGCATCCCTGGCGCCCTCCTGGCCAGCGCCCCTTTCCTTGACCACCTGAGCGCCCAGCGCACGTGCACCGGCCCCACCGACGCCTCACCCACCCCGCTCTCGGTCACGGCCGACGCTGCGGGCGCCGCACTTCGCGCCTTGCACCGGCTCCACCTGGTCGAGCACACTCCCGACACCCCCTACCAGGCAGTCCGTGTCCACCAGCTCATCCAGCGTGCAGTCTGTGGCACTCTCACCTCCGACCAGCGGGACGCGTTCGCTCGCACCGCTGCCGACGCCCTGACCGACGTGTGGCCCGCCATCGAACGCGACACCAATCTCGCTCAGGCCTTGCGTGCCAACGCCACCACCCTCACCCACCACGCTGAGGACGCCCTCTACCGGCCCGGCGCACACCTTGTGCTGTACCGCGTCGGCCGAAGCCTCGGCGAGAGCGGACAGGCCGCCGCCGCCCGCGACCACTTCCAACACCTCACCGACTCCGCTTGCCGCTTTCTCGGCCCGGACCATCCCGACACCCTCGCCGCCCGCTACCACCTCGCTCGGTGGCGGGGCCGGGCGGGGGATACGCCAGGAGCCGTGGCCGCGTTCGCCGCACTGCTCGATGACCAACTGCGTGTGCTTGGCGCCGACCACCCCGACACGCTCACCACTCGTCACAACCTGGCGCGCTCGCGAGGCGAGGCGGGGGACGCAGCCGCGGCCGCCACCGCCGAACTGCTCGAGGATCAGCTGCGCGTGCTGGGCCCGGACCATCCCGACACCCTCAACACCCGTCACGGCCTCGCCCGGTGGCGAGGTGAGGCGGGGGACGTGGACGGCGCCGTGGCCGCGTTCGCCGCACTGCTCGATGACCAACTGCGTGTGCTTGGCGCCGACCACCCCGACACCCTCACTACCCGCCACGGCCTCGCTTGGTGGCGGGGCCGGGCGGGGGATGCGCCGAGTGCCGTAGCCGCGTTCGCCGACCTGCTTACCGATCGGCTGCGGGTGTTGGGCCCGGACCACCCCGCCACCCTCACAACCCGGTACAACCTTGCATGGTGGCTCTGGGAAGCGGGGGATGAGCAGGCGGCGGTCGAAAGCACAGCCGCGTTGCTGGTCGACCAGGCGCGGGTTCTGGGGGAGGACCATCCCCAGACCGTGCACGCCCGAGAGAGCCTTGCCCGGTGGCGGGCGGAGATCAAAACTGGGGGCGGGAACCGGGACGCCAAGTCGACATGAAGCTGCATCCGATCGGGGTCTCGCGGTGTCCGCGCTGCAGCTCGCCACCGACACCCGGATCGGCTACCGGCGCACCTCCTTCAAGTACGGGAATGCCGGCGACATCCCGGCCGACGGCTGCAACACCCGCGCCGAGGTGCTCCTGGCCGAGGCGGTCGTGCAGGAGGTCGCTGCTGCGTCCGCCGGCCTCCGGGTACCGTCGCGGGCAGGCCCGGAGCTGTTGAAGGTAGCTCCGGGCCCTGCCGTGCGTGCGGGTCGTGTCGGACGATCTCCTCCGCCGGGATCCCCCGGCGTCGGTGGACCTCGTGCATGATCTCGCCGATGTAGGTGGCGGTCTCTACCGTTCGGGTGCGGGCGGGGCTTCGGAAGGGCTCTGCTCGGCGTGCCCGCTCCGGGGGCGGTGGTGCCAGGCCGCGTACAGGCCGGCCAGAGCGGAGGCGTAGCCGGCGAGAGCCTCGGGGGAGACACGGCCGACGAGGACGAGGACGACGCCGGTCGCCAGGACCGCCAGGAACACGGCGAGATCTACGGGAAAGCTGCCACGCGGGGGACGACGGCTCGGCACGATGGTTCTCCTCAGTACATGGAAGGTCGCAGGACATCACCGCCGCCGCTCTGCCGCTGAGGCCGTGCCGCGGGGTGTGGTTCGAGCGTCACGTCCCGGCAATGGGTGCGCCAAGGGAAACGATCTTCTTTCCGCAACTGTCAACCGGGAGAACAGGCATGACGGGTGTTGCCGAGGAGGGAACCGGCGGCGAAGCCACCGCAGGCGCAGGGCCCCGGCCCGGCCGCCGACCACTCAACCCGCTGAAACCGGAGGTCTTCAGGAACCGTCCGCACAAGCTGGCGCTCGTCCGGCACCTCCGGTCCCTGATCGACGCCGCGGACCTGGCCAGCAAGAACGTCGCCCCGGGCGCGGCCATGAGCGCCTCGACCCTCTCTAAGAACCTCTCGGGCGACCGGCTTCCCCAGCGCTCCACGGTCGAGGCGATCGTCCAGCTCTGCGGGGCGAGCGACGAGGTCCGGTCCCTGTTGCTGCGCCTGCACACCGCGGCCCTCGGAGAGGTGCACCCGGCCTTCGCCGAGCGCCTGGCGATGGCCGACGCCTACGAGGAGACCGTCCTCCTCCATGACCGGGTCCAGGCCCGCCTGGAGGAGGTCATCGGCGAGCACCGCCGCCGGCAGGCCGCTTACGACGACCTCCTGGTCCGGCACGAAGCGACCGGCCAGGCCCTCACCGCAGCCGAGGACGAACTCCGTACCCGGCAGCATGACCATCAGCAGGAGACCGCCCGCCTGAACGCCCTGCTCCAGGAGGAACAAGAGGCTCGCCGACGGGACCGCACCGCCTTCGACGCCCGCCTCGACCGGGCGCGAGCCGACAGCGCGGAGCAGCTACGGGCCCGGGAGACGAAGGAAGCGCGCCTCGGCCAGGACCTGCTCGCACAGGAGAACGAGATCCAAATCGTCCGCGGGCTGCTGGAGGACTCGGCCGCCGAGGCGACAGCCCTCCGGCAGGAACGCGACCGCCTACGCGTCGAGTCCGCCCGGCTGCGCGAGGACCTGGTGAGCCTCCAGGCGGAACTCGCGGCAGCCGGAGCCGGCCAGGACGAACACGTCGAGGACCTGATGCTCGCCCCGGCACAGCAGGCCGTCGGCCGGGTCCTCGACCGTCATCCCGCCCCGCGGGAGGACGGCGAAGAGACGGGGCAGCCGCCGGTTGCCCGGGACGCGACCCAGGCCGACGGCGGGGCCGGCATCCCGGTGGCCGCCCATCCGAAGCCGCAGCTGAGAGACCGCGTCGACAGGCTCCAGCTGGCATCCTGGGGCGCCTTCGTGGTCGGCGTGGTGCTCTTCGGCATCGGACTGTTCCAGTACACCGGGCCGGTGCTGGAAGCCCGCCTGACGGCTGCCGGAGGGTGGTTCGTCGGCAGCGGAGCCCTCGTGCTCTTCGTCGGGTTCATCCTCACGGCTGTACGCGACGCGAGGTACTGCTCCGTCGACCCCACCGACTACGCATACATGTATGACCTATGACTTATGACCTCCTCGAAGGCGTGAGCGGCCCCGGGGTTGGGCTCCGCCCGGGGATGCTGGGGCCGCCCACGGCCGTCGGAGGCTGAGGGTGTTGTTCGGTCTGGTCCACGTCGTCGCGGCACGGGGTGCAGCAGCGGAATTGCCTGTGATCCTTCCCCGGTTCGCGGCTTACCGGTACATCGCCATCGTGGGTGTCGCCAAGCCGCTGGTTCCTGCTCATGCTGAGAGTCGTCCAACAGAAGAACCTCGCGGGCGGCCGGCCGTCGAGGGATCCCGCCCGGACATCGACGCTCGAAGCGCCCTGCCACCACTTCCGGCCCGCCCTGCCCGTACTGATGAACCGCGAAGCCAACCGCCGAGGTCAGTAGGTGTTCATGTACCAGATCGTGCCACCGAAAAAGATCGGAAGAGTGAACGCCATCTGCAGCACCCAGGGCACATCCGGCCCCTCGTCATCAGGCTTGGCCGGGTTCTCCGCACG is drawn from Streptomyces sp. NBC_01232 and contains these coding sequences:
- a CDS encoding HopJ type III effector protein, translating into MTDLNPLRASLASGEHEFADTLAFVTAHFEYQPQAFRNGEQENAAGENEGSCKTLALALLEGLSDQEALQAFGEHYRSVLATPNDTDHSNIRNLMAHGLAGVRFAGQPLTRKS
- a CDS encoding tetratricopeptide repeat protein; the protein is MTGYRGPAPGTGGFPDLPARVSGTGDANAAEGAFVNTGYIGEMNVDKLNMVQQCTPREPAAWPHQVGVIPSRARSFQHRAEAQHLHTAVADGGTALLCRVLTGMGGVGKTQLAADHAHAAWQDGAVDVLVWVSADGRSAVVAGYAKAGVELCRADPNDAEGAAVSFLAWLEPKPEVRPCRWLVVLDDVADPSDLRGLWPPASPHGRVLVTTRRRDAALAGNGRRLMEVSLFTPAEAVAYLSEMMAVHGRTEPDDQLAALAADLGNLPLALAQAAVYLVDSGMTVAAYRALLADSATALADAAPDTLPDDQKYTVAAALTLSLDRADTLRPGGLARPLLQFAAFLDPNGIPGALLASAPFLDHLSAQRTCTGPTDASPTPLSVTADAAGAALRALHRLHLVEHTPDTPYQAVRVHQLIQRAVCGTLTSDQRDAFARTAADALTDVWPAIERDTNLAQALRANATTLTHHAEDALYRPGAHLVLYRVGRSLGESGQAAAARDHFQHLTDSACRFLGPDHPDTLAARYHLARWRGRAGDTPGAVAAFAALLDDQLRVLGADHPDTLTTRHNLARSRGEAGDAAAAATAELLEDQLRVLGPDHPDTLNTRHGLARWRGEAGDVDGAVAAFAALLDDQLRVLGADHPDTLTTRHGLAWWRGRAGDAPSAVAAFADLLTDRLRVLGPDHPATLTTRYNLAWWLWEAGDEQAAVESTAALLVDQARVLGEDHPQTVHARESLARWRAEIKTGGGNRDAKST
- a CDS encoding helix-turn-helix domain-containing protein — encoded protein: MTGVAEEGTGGEATAGAGPRPGRRPLNPLKPEVFRNRPHKLALVRHLRSLIDAADLASKNVAPGAAMSASTLSKNLSGDRLPQRSTVEAIVQLCGASDEVRSLLLRLHTAALGEVHPAFAERLAMADAYEETVLLHDRVQARLEEVIGEHRRRQAAYDDLLVRHEATGQALTAAEDELRTRQHDHQQETARLNALLQEEQEARRRDRTAFDARLDRARADSAEQLRARETKEARLGQDLLAQENEIQIVRGLLEDSAAEATALRQERDRLRVESARLREDLVSLQAELAAAGAGQDEHVEDLMLAPAQQAVGRVLDRHPAPREDGEETGQPPVARDATQADGGAGIPVAAHPKPQLRDRVDRLQLASWGAFVVGVVLFGIGLFQYTGPVLEARLTAAGGWFVGSGALVLFVGFILTAVRDARYCSVDPTDYAYMYDL